In the Helianthus annuus cultivar XRQ/B chromosome 11, HanXRQr2.0-SUNRISE, whole genome shotgun sequence genome, one interval contains:
- the LOC118483955 gene encoding uncharacterized protein LOC118483955, which produces MKIQNILCLFQSLFNFYIFIFIFFIVKVKGKSKVYETQTKRSLRSRIKRVDAGASTSSLVLKSTETTKRNLRSRIKKVDEAPMTGSPVLKSTNLKKRKKTIQILNPQSTVLNFKRIAEHRIRLPPKMTSVLDLSPTNLKEVSVQNMTGEVNFIMTRSEKNRKAFRYAFVGWSNYLKAWNIKRGAEMFFEFNNSSKVLTLTKVVEKRGVKNKKSRA; this is translated from the exons ATGAAAATACAAAACATTCTTTGTTTATTTCAATCATTATTTAACTTTTACATAttcatatttattttttttattgtgaaGGTTAAAGGGAAGTCCAAAGTTTATGAAACTCag ACAAAACGAAGTCTTCGGAGCAGAATTAAAAGAGTTGATGCAGGAGCAAGCACTTCCTCTCTGGTCTTGAAATCCACAGAAACG ACAAAAAGAAATCTTCGAAGCCGAATTAAAAAGGTTGATGAAGCGCCAATGACGGGTTCTCCAGTCTTGAAATCCACAAACCTG AAAAAGCGCAAGAAGACAATTCAAATACTTAACCCACAATCAACGGTTTTGAACTTCAAAAGAATTGCGGAACACAGAATT CGACTACCACCAAAAATGACATCTGTGTTGGACTTATCTCCTACTAATCTTAAAGAAGTGAGTGTTCAAAACATGACAGGTGAAGTCAACTTTATAATGACCAGATCGGAAAAAAACCGCAAAGCGTTCCGGTATGCATTTGTTGGATGGTCGAATTACTTGAAGGCTTGGAACATCAAAAGGGGAGCCGAAATGTTTTTTGAGTTCAACAACTCAAGCAAGGTCTTGACACTGACAAAGGTTGTGGAGAAGCGTGGTGTTAAGAACAAAAAATCGCGTGCATGA